The following is a genomic window from Stenotrophomonas maltophilia.
CCCGGGTTGCTGCCCCTCGGTCTGGCACAGGAACCAATCCTCCCAGCCCTCCGGGCCTGCGTAGCGCTCGCCCACCACCAGCGCCTGGCCTCGGCGCAGGGTGATCGGGTGCGGAAATTCGCTGCGGTGTGCAGCCGTCACGATGTAGTCCATGACCCACTGTACCGTTCCCGCCGGGCATGGCCCGGCGGGCGGGAATCGGTCCACAAAAAAAACGGCCCCGCAGAGCGGGGCCGCCAGGGTGGGCCGGGATGGGGGAGGGGATCCCGGCCCGCGTTCAGCGCCTCGACGAGGAGAGAGCGGCGCCGAACGCTGGAACGCTTATGCAGCGACGGCTTCAGCCGCTTCATGCGACGGCAGGGCCGCCAGCGCCCCGGCGATGGCGTCTTCACGGTGCTGCGGCGAGTAGGCGATGCCCTCGGCACGCACGAACTCGATGTCATTGATGCCCCAGAAGGCGAACGTCTGGCGCAGGAACGGCTCCTGGAAGTCGGCCGGCGAATCGGTGTAGATGCCGCCGCGGCTGCTGACCACGATCACGCGCTTGCCGCCGGCCAAGCCGACCGGGCCGTTCTCGGTGTATTTGAAGGTGCGGCCGGCCACGGCCACGCGGTCGATCCAGGCCTTCAGGGTGGAGGGAATGCTGAAGTTGTACATCGGCGCACC
Proteins encoded in this region:
- a CDS encoding FMN-dependent NADH-azoreductase; translated protein: MKLLHLDASVLGENSVSRHLTAAVVARLKQQIEGLQVDYRDLDANPVPHLRSSSLAKADAAEAADAEQVLEQFLAADVVVIGAPMYNFSIPSTLKAWIDRVAVAGRTFKYTENGPVGLAGGKRVIVVSSRGGIYTDSPADFQEPFLRQTFAFWGINDIEFVRAEGIAYSPQHREDAIAGALAALPSHEAAEAVAA